GAACATCTCAATCGGTCCAGCCAGCCCTTATCTCAAGCCTTTTTGACTCTTTACCAGTTATTGGCTGCGGGGGCCAAGAAGTACCCCCATTTCTTCTCCCAACATACCTTGGTCTTTTCTCAGTCACAAAAGGGGAAAGCCAATGCCCAAATGGATCGCTACATCAAACATTTAAAAGGCTATCTCCTCCAGTGCTTAGAAGACGATCCGGCTATTCGCAACCTGGCCTTTGAAAAACACTCAGCAGACCAAGTGGTTGACTTTCTTTTTGCTATCTTTATTAATCAAGTGATGCAGGGAAAGCTGGATATGGAGCTCTTCACTGACTTTATCGATCGTTATCTTTATGACCATTAAAAAAGCGGACTTTACTTTTTTAACCGTAAAGTCCGCTTTTAAGTTCATCACATTTTGTTATCAAATACTATAGGGCCCGGATAATGTGGGCAATACCGGAGAATAAGAAGTAAGCCCCAATCAGGAAGACTACTGTAAAGTAGGCGGATAGGGGATTGAAGAAGATCGAAATAGCAACGATAATCCCAACAATACCTAGGAAAATGGAGAGGCCTCTGCCAACTGGACTCACAAAACCAACCAGGGAGCTGGAAGTTAAGAGCCCAATTCCTTCAGAAATAAACCAAATGGCTACTAGGAATGGAATGGTGAGGAAACCGATTTCCACATTGAAAAATAAAATAACCCCGATAATTAAATTTAAAATGCCCACAATTAACATGACCGTATAATTTTGATCACTAACTTGTCGTAATTGATGGCGAGTATAGAGGTTCACGATTCCAGAAACAATCGCCCCAGCGGCATAAAAGTAAATTAAGCTCACTAGACTCACTGCTGGATTTCTAAAACTAATAATGGCCAGGATAATAAATAAAATCCCTACAATGAGTTCGCCCCATTTTACGCCCTGTTGATTTTCATTCATTCTATCGTCTCCTTTGTCAAAATATTTTGTCAACTTATTTTTGAATATAATAACCTTATCAAAAATAAACAATAAGATCAAAGAATTGGCTCATTGCATACCATTAGCTAAGCTAAGAGCTAAATGACTAAGTCAATGGTAAACTATTAATAGAAAAAATTTTTTTAGGAGAAAGGGTGTTGTTCGATGAAAATCGGTTTTATCGGCTTAGGAGTCATGGGAAAATCCATGGCCAGTCATTTAATCCAGGCAGGGTATGCTCTTAATGTTTATAACCGAACCAAGAAAAAAGCCCAGCCCTTAATTGACTTGGGGGCTCAGTGGCTTGATTCACCAAGTCAGATCGCTGAACAATCTGATTTAGTGTTCACTATTTTAGGCTACCCGCACGATGTCGAGGAAGTTTACCTAGGGGAAGCAGGGCTCTTTTCAGCTTGCCGGTCCGGGCAAATCTTTGTCGAAATGACCACTTCAAGTCCAGGGCTAGCGGTTAGACTCTATCGAGAAGGTCAAGCACTTGGCGTGAGCGTTTTAGATGCGCCGGTAACGGGAGGAGACATTGGTGCCCAAGAAGGGCGCTTAACGACTTTAGTTGGCGGGGATGAAGAAATTTTAGGTCAAATCAAACCCATTTTAGCTAATTTTTGCCAGCAGATTGAATTTTTCGGTCCAGCTGGTAAGGGCCAAGACGCTAAGATGGCCAACCAAATTATGATTGCAGGGACCATGACAGGGATGTGTGAGGCCTTGGCCTATGCAAAAAATAATGACTTGAATTTAGACCAAGTCATTAAAACTTTAAATAGTGGGGCAGCTGCTAATTTTTCCCTGGAACAATATGGCCCCCGTATTCTTAAGGAAGACTACAGCCCGGGATTCTTCGTTAAACACTTTATCAAAGACCTGAGAATTGCCCTTGAAGTCGCAGAAAAAGAAAACCTCAAACTCCCTGGAACCCAACTGGCTTATGACCTCTATCAAAAACTGGCCCATCAATTTAGTGAAGATGATGGAATCCAAGCCTTGATTAAATTGTGGTGGGGCTAGTACAAATACAGTTATTTTAAAACTTTATTAATTATATTGATAGGGTGAGTTAGAAAGGAGAACGCTTATTTGACAAAATTAGATTCACCTCATTTGGGGGAACTGTTTAGAGAATTACGATTAGCAAGAGGATTGAAAATGAAAGATGTGACAAGTAGTCAGCTATCACAAGCACAGTTATCTAAGTTTGAAAACGGCCAAACTATGTTGTCAGCTGATAAGTTAATATCTGCAATTTCTGCTATTCATATGAGTTTAGTAGAATTTGAGCACGCTTATTATCAATACGAGCCGAGTGCCTTTTTTCAGCAAGCTAAGCTAATCTCTCATTACCATTCAAGTAAAGATATTGAAGGACTTGAAAGGATGCTCATTAATTTTGAAAAATATTCTGAAAATAATGAAAGCTATAATCGACTAAATAGACTTGTTATTGAATGTGCTATTCATGATTTAAAAGTAGAGAATAAGATAAAGAAAGATGATAAAGAATTTATAGCAAGCTATTTATATAGCATCGAAGAATGGACAGAATATGAATTATATATTTTTGGTAATACACTGCATGTATTATCAAACAGTGATCTCATATTTCTTGGAAAGGGTTTTTGCAAAAGGAATTCTCTATATTTGAAAATTCCAGAAAATAAGCATCGAACTCATCTAATAATTCTAAATATTATTTTTGAATTATTGGAAAGAGGAAAATATGAAGATTCTTTTTATTTTATGAATCACTTAGATAATATTTTAGACTACCAAGACATGTTTTCACTAACTGTTCTAAATTGCTTAAAAATGATTTTGGATTATCAAGAAAATAGAAACAATGATTTACAACTTGTTAAAAAGTATATTAGTGATGTTAACAATATGGGTTATGAAGAAGTTGCTAATTTTTTACGTGATAATATTATTGGTTTATTGTAGTGTAAATCATCTAACTATTTCGCTATTTTATTTGTTAAAACACTAATTATTATTAAAATTAAAGCATAAGCAATGAGACAAATATAAGCGAGTTTCAAGTTAATAGTCGATATCATAGGAAAAATAACGCTAGTTAACGGTGGTATTATTACTAAAAAGGCATTAATAACTGTGATAACCCCACCGAGTCTATCGACAGGATATTGATTGATTACATTAGCAGAAAATCTAGGAGAAACAATTCCAAGTAAAAATGCTAGACATGAATTTCCGACCAGGATACCCCATATATTATTATATAAATAGGCCATAGCTATGATGACTATAAAGCAGTCTGATAAGATATTTATATGAAAAATGGATTGTTTCTTTAAAATATAAGTAGTTAAACTACTCCCAAGTATCATTGATAAGGTTATGATACCTGATAAGAGCGCAATTTTAAATGGATTAGAGAGAAAGTTTAATTGGTTGTTTTCTTCTATAAAGAGTGCAAATAAAGGTGTTTGTCCACCAAAAAAGCCATTGAGCATAGCTAATTGAATAAGATTAATTAACAAGCTATGATTTGATATAAAGGATGTTAAGTTTTCTTTTACAATTGAAAGCGTCTTTGTATTCGTAAAACTTTTTATTTTAAAACCTTGGGCTTTTAAAGATGGCTTTAGTAAATAATATAAAAAAGCTATTAATAGAAATATTGATGCATTTATTATAGCTAGCATACTCTTGCTATAGATAGTTAGTAATAAAGACCCAGTAAAGGTTGCGAATACGGCGACTAATTGTGTTCCTACGCTAACAAAACCTTGTGCCGTTTCCATGTCTTGAGGGGCAATCATTGTTTTAGTAAAAGGAGAAAATAACGCAGTTGCGTAATTTCCGCTAATATCTGATAAAAGGTTCATAAATGATGCTAACAGAAGCAAAAGTAAACTTTGAGGATATCTAAAAATTATACTTATGCATATATACATAAGCGACCTAAAAAGTGAACTCCCTATTAATTGATTTATTTTACCTTTTTGTTTATCAGCTATTACACCAAAAAATATGCTGATTAAAATTGGGAGGCTTTCAGAAATAGATACAATTAGAACAGCTAATTTACTATTGGGTAATATAATCGCTGCTGATAACATCGCAGTGTAGAACAAATTATCACCAATTTTTGATAAGAAGTTTATCCCAGTCATCCGGACAAAAAGTTTATTATTTTTAATGAAATTAATCATTTTTGCTCTCTTTCTAATGAATGATTTACTAAAAAGCAGAAATGAATAAAATTACTTTATCCAGTTCTGCATCAATCTTGCGATCTTCTAGTAAATATCCAGTTGAATGTTCACCAAACCAAACACGAGGAGTTAAATTTTTTATCAAATAATCTTTATTTATTAAGTGCAATAAAAAAATACCGTTATCTGATAAAATATTAGACTCTAAATTTTTAAGGATATCAATTGTTTGCTTATCGGGTAGGTATCCAATTGAACTCTCCATGCTATAGATAAAATCATATTTTTCTATAGGCTTAAAATATTGAATATCAGCTAAATAAATTTTTCCTAACTCTGTACTTTTGTTAGCAATAACGACAGCATCAGGGTTAATATCAACACCGTCAATGAGATAACCCTTACGATTTAATTTTTTGATATGACGTCCAGTGCCACAGCATAAATCTAAGGTATTTATTTTAGGTAACTTATTTAAATAATTTTTTTCTAAGAATTCGGATTGCAAATCGAGTTCAATATTTAATAATTTTGAATATATTTTATAATAAGAATAATCAAAAAAATTATTTATTGGATCTGTATTGTTTTTTTC
This genomic window from Aerococcus sp. Group 1 contains:
- a CDS encoding TetR/AcrR family transcriptional regulator, encoding MVNRKVSSSQEILKVALQLVQEEGIQAVNMRRLAKRCQISLGVLYNYFEDKNDLLLQTVAAVWRDILIPNQSEHLNRSSQPLSQAFLTLYQLLAAGAKKYPHFFSQHTLVFSQSQKGKANAQMDRYIKHLKGYLLQCLEDDPAIRNLAFEKHSADQVVDFLFAIFINQVMQGKLDMELFTDFIDRYLYDH
- a CDS encoding MFS transporter; protein product: MINFIKNNKLFVRMTGINFLSKIGDNLFYTAMLSAAIILPNSKLAVLIVSISESLPILISIFFGVIADKQKGKINQLIGSSLFRSLMYICISIIFRYPQSLLLLLLASFMNLLSDISGNYATALFSPFTKTMIAPQDMETAQGFVSVGTQLVAVFATFTGSLLLTIYSKSMLAIINASIFLLIAFLYYLLKPSLKAQGFKIKSFTNTKTLSIVKENLTSFISNHSLLINLIQLAMLNGFFGGQTPLFALFIEENNQLNFLSNPFKIALLSGIITLSMILGSSLTTYILKKQSIFHINILSDCFIVIIAMAYLYNNIWGILVGNSCLAFLLGIVSPRFSANVINQYPVDRLGGVITVINAFLVIIPPLTSVIFPMISTINLKLAYICLIAYALILIIISVLTNKIAK
- a CDS encoding bifunctional 2-polyprenyl-6-hydroxyphenol methylase/3-demethylubiquinol 3-O-methyltransferase UbiG; this encodes MKLEQIREVEKNNTDPINNFFDYSYYKIYSKLLNIELDLQSEFLEKNYLNKLPKINTLDLCCGTGRHIKKLNRKGYLIDGVDINPDAVVIANKSTELGKIYLADIQYFKPIEKYDFIYSMESSIGYLPDKQTIDILKNLESNILSDNGIFLLHLINKDYLIKNLTPRVWFGEHSTGYLLEDRKIDAELDKVILFISAF
- a CDS encoding Rgg/GadR/MutR family transcriptional regulator codes for the protein MTKLDSPHLGELFRELRLARGLKMKDVTSSQLSQAQLSKFENGQTMLSADKLISAISAIHMSLVEFEHAYYQYEPSAFFQQAKLISHYHSSKDIEGLERMLINFEKYSENNESYNRLNRLVIECAIHDLKVENKIKKDDKEFIASYLYSIEEWTEYELYIFGNTLHVLSNSDLIFLGKGFCKRNSLYLKIPENKHRTHLIILNIIFELLERGKYEDSFYFMNHLDNILDYQDMFSLTVLNCLKMILDYQENRNNDLQLVKKYISDVNNMGYEEVANFLRDNIIGLL
- a CDS encoding HdeD family acid-resistance protein; the encoded protein is MNENQQGVKWGELIVGILFIILAIISFRNPAVSLVSLIYFYAAGAIVSGIVNLYTRHQLRQVSDQNYTVMLIVGILNLIIGVILFFNVEIGFLTIPFLVAIWFISEGIGLLTSSSLVGFVSPVGRGLSIFLGIVGIIVAISIFFNPLSAYFTVVFLIGAYFLFSGIAHIIRAL
- a CDS encoding NAD(P)-dependent oxidoreductase, which translates into the protein MKIGFIGLGVMGKSMASHLIQAGYALNVYNRTKKKAQPLIDLGAQWLDSPSQIAEQSDLVFTILGYPHDVEEVYLGEAGLFSACRSGQIFVEMTTSSPGLAVRLYREGQALGVSVLDAPVTGGDIGAQEGRLTTLVGGDEEILGQIKPILANFCQQIEFFGPAGKGQDAKMANQIMIAGTMTGMCEALAYAKNNDLNLDQVIKTLNSGAAANFSLEQYGPRILKEDYSPGFFVKHFIKDLRIALEVAEKENLKLPGTQLAYDLYQKLAHQFSEDDGIQALIKLWWG